A window of Actinomadura viridis genomic DNA:
CCGCGGAAGGCCCGCCGCACCTTGGCCGCCGCGGTGACGATGTCGCACAGCGCCTCGTCGTCGGCCATCAGCAGGTGCTGGCGCAGCCACACGACGGCGTCCTCGGCCGCCTCGGCGACGGGACAGGGCACCGGCTCCGTGTACGGCAGCAGGGCCGCCTCACGGGACAGGGACCGGTAGCCCGCGTCCAGGGGGACGCCCTCGGCCGCCATCGCCGCGATGAACTCCGCCTTGGTGCGGCCACCGAACGCGGCGGAGTCGTAGCGGAGCAGTCCGAGGTGATGGGTGCTCCGCGTGGTTCCCTCGGGGGCGGGCAGGAGGTCGAGCCCGTCGAACGCCTCCAGCTCGCCCGCCAGGAAGGCCACCGCGCGCTCGCGGGCCGCGATCTGGCCGTCCAGCAGGCCGAGCTGGGGCAGCAGGACGGCCGCCTGGAACTCCGTCATGCGCAGGTTCCACCCCAGCTCGGGGTGCTCGTACCAGCCGCCGGAGAGGCGGCGGCCGACATTGTGGAGCGACCAGGCGCGCTCATGCACCCGGTCGTCGTCGGTGACGATGATGCCGCCCTCGCCCGCGGTCATCGCCTTGCTCGACTGGAAGCTGAAGCACGCCGCGTCGCCCAGCGTCCCGGCCGGCCGGCCGTGCCGGGACGCCCCGTGGGCCTGCGCCGCGTCCTCCACGCTCGCCAGGCCGTGCGCGCGGCACAGGTCGCCGAGCGCTTCCGTGTCCGCCGGCGCGCCCGCCAGATGCACGGGCATGACGGCCCTGGTGCGGGGGCCGATGACCCGTTCCACGGCCGAAGGGTCCAGGTGCAGGGTGTCCGGCGTGACGTCGGCGAGCACCGGCCGCGCTCCCGCCAGCACGACCGCGGTGGCGCTGGCCACGAAGGTGTACGCGGGGACGATGACCTCGTCGTCGCGGCCGACGCCGAGGGCGCGGAGCGCCAGGAACAGGCCGACGGTGCCGTTGACCACGCAGACGCCGTGCCGCGCGCCCATGGAGGCGGCGAACGCGCGGGCGAACGCGCCGACCTTCGTCCCGGACGTGGCCCCCCATTCCCCGCCGTCCAGCACCTCCAGGAGCAGCCTGCGCTGTTCGGCGGTCGCGGGGGGCGGCCAGGCGGGCCATCCCGCGGTCCGCACGGGCGTGCCGCCGTCGATCGCCAGAGTCATCGGACGTCCTCCAGTAGGCGTGTCATCGTGCCGAACAGCAACATGTCGCGCTCCGCGGGTTCGAGCGGCGCCAGGACGACCCGGCCCAGGCCGACGCGCAGGTCGAGGAAGAGCGCGTCGGACCCGAAGACCACGCGGTCCGCGCCGACCGCCGCCACCAGCCCGGCCACGTGCCGCGCGGTCATCCGCGACCCGCAGATCTCCAGCGTGACGTTCGGGTGGCGTCCGGCGACGCGGGCGGCCGCGGCGTACCCCGAGGGCCACAGCCCGGCGTGGCCCAGCAGGATCCGCAGGGACGGGTGCCGGGCGGCGACCGTCTCGAACCGCGCGGGATCCGACCACGGCGAGCCGTGCTGGCCGTGGGAGAGCACCAGCCGCCCGCGCTCGGCGGCCAGGGCGAGCGCGGGCGCGTAGCCGGGACCGTCGAGCGGGTGCTCATGGGTGTCGGGATGGAGTTTCAGCCCGATCACGCCCGGGGCGTCCAGCAGGCCGGCCGCGCGGGCCTCCGCCCGCGGGTCGTGCGGATCGTAGACCGCGTAGCCGAGGAACCGTCCCGGGTGGCGTTCCAGCTCCGCGAGCAGGAGCGCGTTGCCCGACCGCGCGTCCGGGCCGACGCCGAGCAGGTGGGAGACGCACATCGTCGCCACCCCGGCACGGTCCATCACCGCGAGCAGGCTCCGCGGCGACGCGTCCGGGATCGCGAAGTTGAACCATGAGCCGAGGTGGCCGTGGGCGTCGATGACCCGGCCCCGCCAGCCTTCGTCCATGTCAGCCGTCCTTCCCGGACCCGAGCAGGGCCCGCGCGTTGCCCCCGGCGATCAGCGCGACGTCGGCCTCGGGCAGGTCGAGCAGGTCGAGCTGGAACCGGGGCCC
This region includes:
- a CDS encoding amidohydrolase family protein; the encoded protein is MDEGWRGRVIDAHGHLGSWFNFAIPDASPRSLLAVMDRAGVATMCVSHLLGVGPDARSGNALLLAELERHPGRFLGYAVYDPHDPRAEARAAGLLDAPGVIGLKLHPDTHEHPLDGPGYAPALALAAERGRLVLSHGQHGSPWSDPARFETVAARHPSLRILLGHAGLWPSGYAAAARVAGRHPNVTLEICGSRMTARHVAGLVAAVGADRVVFGSDALFLDLRVGLGRVVLAPLEPAERDMLLFGTMTRLLEDVR
- a CDS encoding DegT/DnrJ/EryC1/StrS family aminotransferase; protein product: MTLAIDGGTPVRTAGWPAWPPPATAEQRRLLLEVLDGGEWGATSGTKVGAFARAFAASMGARHGVCVVNGTVGLFLALRALGVGRDDEVIVPAYTFVASATAVVLAGARPVLADVTPDTLHLDPSAVERVIGPRTRAVMPVHLAGAPADTEALGDLCRAHGLASVEDAAQAHGASRHGRPAGTLGDAACFSFQSSKAMTAGEGGIIVTDDDRVHERAWSLHNVGRRLSGGWYEHPELGWNLRMTEFQAAVLLPQLGLLDGQIAARERAVAFLAGELEAFDGLDLLPAPEGTTRSTHHLGLLRYDSAAFGGRTKAEFIAAMAAEGVPLDAGYRSLSREAALLPYTEPVPCPVAEAAEDAVVWLRQHLLMADDEALCDIVTAAAKVRRAFRGP